The Chelatococcus sp. HY11 genome includes a window with the following:
- the radC gene encoding DNA repair protein RadC translates to MLKSTEDTAPHYANHRERLRKRFREAGDMGLADYELLELVLFRSIPRRDVKPIAKQLLRRFGSFAEVLAAPPPRLVEVSGVGDSVVTDLKIIEAAARRLTKGQIAQRPVLASWSAVLDYCRTAMAFADKEHFRILFLDKRNSLIADELQQSGTVDHTPVYPREVVKRAIELAASAVILVHNHPSGDPTPSTADIRMTQDIITIAKSLGIEVHDHIIVGRNGHASLRGMALI, encoded by the coding sequence GTGCTGAAATCCACGGAGGATACCGCGCCGCACTACGCCAATCATCGAGAGCGGTTGAGGAAGCGCTTTCGTGAAGCCGGGGATATGGGGCTGGCGGACTATGAACTGCTGGAACTCGTGCTGTTCCGCTCGATCCCGCGCCGGGACGTCAAGCCAATAGCCAAGCAGCTGCTCAGGCGGTTCGGCAGCTTCGCGGAGGTCCTCGCCGCCCCTCCCCCAAGGCTGGTCGAGGTGAGCGGCGTGGGCGATAGCGTCGTGACTGATCTCAAGATCATCGAGGCCGCCGCACGCCGGCTCACCAAAGGCCAGATCGCCCAGCGTCCGGTCCTAGCGTCGTGGAGCGCGGTGCTCGACTACTGCCGCACAGCAATGGCCTTCGCCGATAAGGAGCATTTTCGCATCCTGTTCCTCGACAAACGCAATTCCCTGATCGCTGACGAGTTACAGCAATCGGGGACGGTCGATCACACACCCGTTTACCCGCGCGAGGTCGTGAAACGCGCCATCGAACTCGCAGCGAGCGCCGTCATTCTGGTCCATAACCATCCCTCGGGAGACCCCACGCCGTCGACGGCAGATATCCGGATGACCCAGGATATCATTACGATTGCCAAATCTTTGGGCATCGAGGTGCACGATCACATCATTGTTGGCCGAAACGGCCACGCCAGCCTGCGGGGAATGGCTCTAATATGA
- the map gene encoding type I methionyl aminopeptidase has translation MIEFSDALVRRRGNGIKIYGREAFEGMHRVGRIAAECLDGLAAHVYPGTTTDAIDKLVFDFGMAHDALPAQLMYRGYRHSCCTSLNHVVCHGQPNDKPLREGDIINIDVTFIKDGWHGDSSRMYTVGEVPRRALRLIEITYESLMRGIGVVRPGATTGDIGAAIQEFAEAEHCSVVRDFCGHGVGLEFHEQPSILHFGRPGEGVPLEPGMIFTIEPMINLGRPQVKVLSDGWTAVTRDRSLSAQFEHTVGVTETGVEIFTLSPAGLHCPPYADAA, from the coding sequence ATGATCGAGTTCAGCGATGCGCTTGTGCGGCGCCGCGGCAATGGTATCAAGATCTACGGTCGCGAGGCTTTCGAAGGCATGCATCGGGTCGGCCGCATCGCCGCCGAATGCCTCGATGGCCTTGCGGCGCACGTCTATCCCGGGACCACGACCGACGCGATCGACAAGCTGGTCTTCGATTTCGGCATGGCGCATGATGCCCTGCCCGCCCAGCTCATGTATCGCGGTTATCGACATTCCTGCTGTACCTCGCTGAACCATGTGGTCTGTCACGGGCAGCCGAACGATAAGCCTTTACGCGAAGGTGACATCATCAACATCGATGTCACCTTCATCAAGGACGGCTGGCACGGCGACTCCAGCCGCATGTACACCGTCGGCGAGGTGCCGCGCCGCGCACTGCGGCTCATCGAAATCACCTATGAATCCTTGATGCGCGGCATCGGCGTGGTCCGTCCCGGGGCGACCACGGGCGATATCGGCGCGGCCATCCAGGAATTCGCCGAAGCGGAGCACTGTTCTGTCGTGCGCGACTTCTGCGGCCACGGCGTCGGCCTCGAATTTCATGAGCAGCCAAGCATCCTGCATTTCGGCCGCCCCGGTGAGGGTGTGCCCCTCGAGCCTGGCATGATCTTCACCATCGAGCCGATGATCAATCTCGGCCGCCCACAGGTGAAGGTGCTGTCGGACGGCTGGACGGCCGTTACCCGCGACCGCTCCTTGTCCGCACAATTCGAGCATACCGTCGGCGTCACCGAGACGGGGGTCGAGATTTTCACGCTTTCGCCGGCCGGCCTGCATTGTCCTCCCTATGCTGATGCCGCGTGA
- a CDS encoding FkbM family methyltransferase → MTLVNSGSYDSEPFGTFAPTNPLRSIIAMTRAMPDVWLPKRTALALRNIALRSMDGRPVDVETLGVRMRLFPYNNICEKRILFTPQYFDVKEREILASRLKGDCTFIDIGANVGAYSLFAAAQAGPRARILAIEPQPDIFERLVANIRFNPFGTIKAIACALADKSGELTLFLDYENRGESSVKIVGSENTTAIRVPAKTLLELLREEGFEHLDAAKLDVEGAEDLIMEPFLDQAPPSLFPKLLIIEDGEGRWQTDLPKRLTSKGYRFVMRTRLNLIFER, encoded by the coding sequence ATGACGCTCGTGAACTCCGGCTCCTATGATAGCGAGCCTTTTGGAACCTTCGCACCAACCAATCCGTTGCGGTCCATCATCGCGATGACGCGCGCGATGCCTGACGTCTGGCTGCCGAAGCGCACCGCCCTCGCGCTGCGCAATATCGCGCTGCGCAGCATGGATGGACGGCCGGTGGACGTCGAGACGCTCGGCGTGCGCATGCGTCTGTTCCCGTACAACAATATTTGCGAAAAGCGCATCCTCTTCACGCCGCAGTACTTTGACGTGAAGGAGCGCGAAATCCTCGCGAGCCGCCTCAAGGGCGATTGCACCTTTATCGATATCGGCGCGAATGTCGGCGCCTACAGCCTTTTCGCCGCGGCCCAGGCCGGCCCGCGTGCCCGCATCCTCGCTATCGAGCCGCAGCCCGACATCTTTGAACGGCTTGTGGCGAACATCCGCTTCAATCCCTTCGGCACCATCAAGGCGATTGCCTGCGCGCTGGCGGACAAGTCCGGCGAGTTGACCCTGTTTCTCGACTACGAGAACCGGGGTGAATCGAGCGTCAAGATCGTCGGTTCGGAAAACACCACCGCCATTCGCGTCCCGGCGAAAACCCTGCTCGAACTCCTGCGCGAGGAGGGCTTCGAGCATCTGGACGCGGCGAAGCTCGACGTGGAGGGCGCCGAGGATCTGATCATGGAGCCATTTCTCGATCAGGCGCCGCCTTCGCTGTTCCCCAAGCTTCTGATCATCGAGGACGGGGAGGGGCGCTGGCAGACGGATTTGCCGAAGCGCCTGACTTCAAAAGGCTATCGCTTCGTGATGCGCACGCGCCTCAATCTGATTTTTGAACGATAG
- the sfsA gene encoding DNA/RNA nuclease SfsA produces the protein MRFPSPLVEGRLITRYKRFLSDIQLTDGSTVTAHCANPGAMLGLVTPGNRVWLSLSSNPARKLAYSWEMVEADFGAGGQLVGINTSLPNSLATEAITAGVIPPLAGYARLRREVKYGRASRIDILLEDDDRPACYVEVKNVHMMRQSGFAEFPDCVTARGTKHLHELGDMAEDGYRAVMLFVIQMQADRFALASDIDPTYAAAFDRARARGVEAYAVTCQLSTEMIVADQLVPIVG, from the coding sequence ATGCGATTTCCATCACCCTTGGTCGAAGGCCGTCTGATCACGCGGTACAAGCGCTTCCTGTCCGACATCCAATTGACTGATGGCAGCACCGTCACGGCCCATTGCGCCAATCCGGGAGCGATGCTCGGCCTCGTAACGCCAGGCAACCGGGTCTGGCTGTCGCTTTCCTCCAATCCCGCCCGCAAGCTTGCCTATTCCTGGGAGATGGTGGAGGCCGATTTCGGTGCCGGTGGGCAACTCGTCGGCATCAACACGTCGTTGCCGAACAGCCTCGCCACCGAGGCCATCACCGCTGGCGTCATTCCACCGCTCGCAGGCTATGCGCGTCTGCGCCGCGAGGTGAAATACGGCCGTGCGAGCCGCATTGATATCCTTCTGGAAGATGACGACCGACCAGCCTGCTACGTGGAGGTCAAGAACGTCCATATGATGCGCCAGTCCGGCTTCGCCGAATTCCCGGATTGTGTCACCGCGCGCGGGACGAAGCATCTGCACGAACTCGGCGACATGGCGGAGGACGGATACCGCGCCGTCATGCTGTTCGTCATCCAGATGCAGGCCGACCGCTTCGCCCTCGCCAGTGATATCGACCCGACCTACGCGGCGGCGTTTGATCGCGCCAGAGCGCGTGGTGTCGAGGCCTACGCCGTCACCTGCCAGTTGAGCACGGAGATGATCGTGGCGGATCAACTTGTCCCGATCGTCGGTTGA
- a CDS encoding molybdopterin-binding protein has translation MSEATAVETSVVTAALLVIGDEILSGRTKDKNIGYIAEYLTAIGIDLTEVRVVADNEASIIEALNALRGRYTYVFTTGGIGPTHDDITADSVAKAFGVAIHEDPRAIACLLERMKPEDLNEARRRMARIPDGAELVANPVSKAPGFWIGNVIVMAGVPAIMQAMLDEVAPKLATGRVMLSETIRAECKEGDVAGPLRAIAERYPDVIIGSYPFNDEAGFKTNLVVRSRDAARLAVAAEAVRDMLATLDVARP, from the coding sequence ATGAGCGAGGCGACTGCGGTTGAGACGAGCGTGGTGACGGCGGCTCTTCTCGTCATCGGTGACGAGATTCTCTCGGGCCGCACGAAGGATAAGAATATCGGCTATATCGCCGAGTACCTCACGGCTATCGGAATCGATCTCACCGAGGTTCGTGTCGTTGCCGACAACGAAGCGTCGATCATCGAGGCGCTCAATGCGCTGCGGGGCCGCTACACTTATGTGTTCACCACCGGCGGCATCGGTCCGACGCATGACGATATCACCGCTGACAGCGTCGCCAAGGCTTTCGGCGTAGCGATCCATGAAGATCCGCGCGCGATCGCCTGTCTGCTGGAGCGCATGAAACCTGAGGACCTCAACGAGGCGCGCCGCCGCATGGCGCGGATTCCCGACGGCGCCGAGCTTGTCGCAAACCCTGTGTCCAAGGCCCCGGGATTCTGGATCGGCAATGTCATCGTGATGGCCGGCGTGCCCGCCATCATGCAGGCCATGCTCGACGAGGTGGCTCCGAAACTCGCCACCGGCCGCGTGATGCTGTCCGAGACCATCCGCGCTGAGTGCAAGGAGGGTGATGTCGCCGGGCCCCTGCGCGCGATCGCGGAACGCTATCCCGATGTGATCATCGGCAGCTATCCCTTCAACGACGAAGCGGGCTTCAAGACCAATCTCGTTGTGCGCTCGCGCGACGCAGCGCGGCTTGCCGTTGCCGCGGAGGCTGTGCGCGATATGCTGGCGACTCTTGATGTCGCGCGCCCCTGA
- the gpt gene encoding xanthine phosphoribosyltransferase: MAGYPEKAFPVSWDQFHRDARALAWRLHAFGPFEAMVCITRGGLVPAAVVARELEIRLIETICAASYHDYKNQGELRILKDVAPAIKALGGGSGKGVLVIDDLVDTGKTARMVREILPQAHFAAVYAKPQGRPAVDTFITEVSQDTWIYLPWDMGLTFQPPIRGGAAG; this comes from the coding sequence ATGGCAGGATATCCAGAAAAAGCCTTCCCCGTGTCATGGGACCAGTTCCACAGGGACGCGCGCGCTCTGGCGTGGCGCCTCCACGCGTTCGGGCCTTTCGAGGCCATGGTCTGCATCACAAGGGGGGGCCTTGTTCCCGCAGCCGTTGTGGCGCGCGAGCTGGAGATCCGCCTGATCGAGACGATCTGCGCGGCGAGCTACCACGACTACAAGAACCAGGGCGAGTTGAGGATCCTCAAGGACGTCGCGCCCGCCATCAAGGCGCTCGGCGGCGGCTCCGGCAAAGGTGTCCTCGTCATCGACGACCTGGTGGACACCGGCAAGACCGCGCGCATGGTCCGGGAGATCCTGCCGCAGGCGCATTTCGCGGCGGTTTATGCCAAACCGCAGGGTCGCCCGGCTGTCGACACCTTCATCACCGAGGTCTCGCAGGACACCTGGATTTATCTGCCGTGGGACATGGGGCTCACCTTCCAGCCGCCGATCCGCGGCGGTGCTGCGGGCTGA
- the cbiB gene encoding adenosylcobinamide-phosphate synthase CbiB — translation MDLQTTLIIAAVALALEAFIGYPQRLYHAIGHPVTWMGRLIAWLDRHLNREKHAPATRRRWGIVALVVLLLVVGGIAWFIEAIVYHLPMVLVLPGLIVLAIIASTGLAQHSLYTHVRAVADGLDKGGLQAGREAVSKIVGRDPESLDEQGVARAAIESLAENYADGVVAPGMWLVIAGLPGMALYKAINTADSMIGHRTPRHDAFGWASARLDDLVNLPASRLAGCLLIGATWITPHVARQGIFQAMKRDAPRHRSPNAGWPEAAMAAALGLRLAGPRSYHGHVVQDHWMGDGRAEAGPTDIRRALTLYRNACVLQWLLIVALFVLFF, via the coding sequence ATGGACCTTCAAACGACCCTTATCATCGCCGCCGTCGCACTCGCCCTGGAGGCGTTCATCGGCTATCCGCAGCGCCTCTACCATGCCATCGGCCACCCCGTGACATGGATGGGAAGGCTGATCGCATGGCTCGACAGGCACCTCAACAGGGAAAAACACGCGCCCGCAACGCGGCGGCGCTGGGGCATCGTCGCCCTCGTCGTGCTGCTTCTGGTTGTTGGCGGGATAGCCTGGTTCATTGAGGCCATTGTCTACCACCTGCCGATGGTCCTGGTTCTGCCGGGTCTCATCGTCCTCGCGATCATCGCCTCGACCGGGCTCGCCCAGCACAGTCTTTACACCCATGTCCGCGCGGTCGCCGATGGCCTTGACAAGGGCGGGCTGCAGGCCGGCCGGGAGGCTGTGTCGAAAATCGTCGGGCGCGATCCCGAGAGCCTCGATGAACAGGGCGTCGCGCGCGCCGCGATCGAAAGCCTCGCCGAAAACTACGCGGATGGCGTCGTGGCGCCTGGCATGTGGCTTGTCATCGCCGGCCTGCCGGGCATGGCCCTCTACAAGGCGATCAATACGGCGGACAGCATGATCGGTCATCGCACGCCCCGTCACGATGCCTTCGGCTGGGCATCGGCGCGTCTCGATGACCTCGTCAACCTGCCGGCATCGCGGCTCGCCGGCTGTCTGCTGATTGGCGCGACCTGGATAACGCCCCATGTCGCGCGCCAGGGCATCTTCCAGGCGATGAAACGCGATGCACCCCGCCACCGTTCGCCGAATGCCGGCTGGCCGGAGGCCGCGATGGCGGCCGCGCTCGGCCTCAGGCTCGCGGGCCCGCGCAGCTACCATGGCCACGTGGTCCAGGATCACTGGATGGGCGACGGCCGCGCGGAGGCCGGGCCAACGGACATCCGGCGCGCGCTGACGCTCTATCGCAACGCCTGCGTCCTGCAATGGCTCTTGATCGTCGCGCTGTTCGTCCTCTTCTTCTGA
- the cobD gene encoding threonine-phosphate decarboxylase CobD, giving the protein MTGYAGISPVFHGGDLGLASRTFPQACLPWVDLSTGINPVSYPIPRLAPAVWARLPDADALDALEKTAASAYRAAAGTQVVTGPGSQALIQRIPWLLPPGRVAVVGPTYGGHAPAWTAAGHSVTVVSSLAQCRDAAVVVVTNPNNPDGRSLSAATLAEAEARLGPQGLLVIDEAFADVMPDISFADRLAEHPRALILRSFGKFFGLAGVRLGFALTADAALAARLRDQLGAWPVSGAAIAIGQAALADADWQAAMRLELAAACGRLDDWLARAGLAVIGGTPLFRFVADDAAERWYRRLGERGIIVRCFPEEPRHLRFGLPGPEPEWERLAAALDSCA; this is encoded by the coding sequence ATGACTGGATACGCAGGAATATCGCCCGTGTTCCACGGCGGCGATCTCGGCCTCGCAAGCCGGACTTTTCCCCAGGCCTGTCTGCCCTGGGTCGATCTTTCGACGGGCATCAATCCCGTATCCTATCCCATCCCGAGGCTTGCCCCCGCCGTCTGGGCCCGGCTGCCGGACGCCGACGCGCTCGATGCGCTGGAGAAGACAGCGGCCTCAGCCTATCGGGCGGCTGCCGGCACGCAGGTGGTCACGGGTCCGGGAAGCCAGGCGCTGATCCAGCGCATTCCGTGGCTCCTGCCGCCGGGGCGTGTGGCTGTGGTGGGGCCGACCTATGGCGGACATGCGCCGGCCTGGACCGCGGCCGGCCACAGCGTCACGGTGGTCTCGTCACTCGCGCAATGTCGCGACGCCGCGGTGGTCGTCGTGACCAACCCGAACAATCCCGACGGGCGCAGCCTGTCGGCCGCGACGCTTGCCGAGGCGGAAGCGCGGCTCGGCCCGCAGGGGCTGCTCGTTATCGACGAAGCCTTCGCCGATGTGATGCCGGATATCAGCTTCGCCGACCGGCTGGCTGAACATCCGCGTGCATTGATCCTGCGGTCCTTCGGCAAGTTCTTCGGGCTCGCCGGCGTGCGGCTTGGCTTCGCGCTGACGGCTGACGCGGCACTCGCGGCGCGGCTGCGCGATCAGCTTGGCGCGTGGCCCGTTTCCGGCGCCGCCATCGCGATTGGGCAGGCCGCGCTTGCCGACGCGGACTGGCAAGCAGCCATGAGGCTGGAACTCGCGGCCGCCTGTGGGCGCCTTGACGATTGGCTCGCGAGGGCAGGGCTCGCAGTGATTGGTGGCACACCGCTGTTCCGCTTCGTGGCGGATGATGCGGCCGAGCGGTGGTATCGGAGGCTCGGGGAACGCGGCATCATCGTGCGGTGTTTTCCTGAAGAGCCACGACATCTCCGCTTCGGCCTTCCAGGACCGGAGCCCGAATGGGAACGCCTTGCGGCGGCACTGGATAGTTGTGCGTGA
- the pcaD gene encoding 3-oxoadipate enol-lactonase, producing the protein MAIARLSVQDRSTTVGPPFRRCVIHRTFLPGSEDGEDGPFVMHIQVEDLRINAHLEGPEAAPVVTLSHSLAAHLDMWRPQMAALSEHFRVLRYDVRGHGGSSMPSQIPDIATLAEDIRNLLDTLGITHTHFVGLSMGGMIGQQLAIAYPEYIESLVLADTLSSYGDEHRPMWQGRIDAASGVDGLEPLVEPTIRRWFTEPFRRANPVVMDWVRGMIRATQPQGFIGCCHALMALDLTDHLPLITAPTLVLVGRQDPTTPVAGAEVIAKAIPDARLAIIENAAHIANVEQPEVFTHHLLDFLLDRIRRDNK; encoded by the coding sequence ATGGCGATAGCGCGGTTGTCCGTCCAAGATCGATCCACGACCGTCGGACCTCCCTTTCGAAGATGCGTTATTCACCGTACATTTCTTCCGGGCTCGGAAGATGGAGAAGACGGACCATTCGTCATGCATATTCAAGTTGAGGACCTTCGTATCAACGCCCATCTCGAAGGACCGGAAGCAGCGCCAGTTGTTACGCTCAGTCACTCCCTTGCCGCTCATCTTGACATGTGGCGGCCACAAATGGCTGCGCTCAGCGAGCATTTCCGCGTACTACGCTATGACGTACGTGGGCATGGTGGATCATCCATGCCGTCCCAGATACCTGATATCGCCACACTCGCTGAGGACATACGCAACCTGTTGGACACCCTCGGCATCACACATACCCATTTCGTCGGCCTGTCGATGGGCGGCATGATCGGTCAGCAACTAGCCATTGCCTATCCCGAATATATCGAAAGCCTCGTGCTGGCCGATACGCTCAGCTCCTATGGTGATGAACACCGCCCAATGTGGCAGGGCCGTATCGATGCTGCGAGCGGTGTGGATGGCCTGGAGCCCCTTGTCGAACCCACCATACGGCGATGGTTCACGGAGCCTTTTAGGCGCGCCAATCCTGTGGTGATGGATTGGGTGCGCGGCATGATTCGCGCCACGCAACCGCAAGGTTTCATAGGCTGCTGCCACGCGTTGATGGCGCTCGATCTGACGGATCACCTTCCCTTGATCACAGCTCCCACACTTGTTCTGGTCGGCCGCCAGGATCCCACAACACCGGTGGCCGGCGCGGAAGTCATCGCGAAAGCGATACCGGATGCGCGTCTGGCGATTATCGAGAACGCCGCCCATATCGCCAATGTCGAACAACCCGAGGTGTTTACGCACCATCTTCTCGATTTCCTGCTGGACCGCATCAGACGCGACAACAAGTGA
- a CDS encoding MucR family transcriptional regulator — MTTSSETADRVASVELAAEIVAAYVANNSVAVGELPGLIANIHTALQRLGAPTEEPASKPQPAVPIKKSVTADFIVCLEDGKKFKSLKRHLRTRYDMTPEEYRQKWGLPADYPMVAPNYAAARSELAKTMGLGQQRRKSPEPAPAAKSSGRKAKAAAAEPAAEVKAAAPAKRKAAPRKKAAAKA; from the coding sequence ATGACAACATCTTCTGAAACTGCGGATCGTGTCGCATCTGTCGAACTCGCCGCAGAAATCGTCGCGGCCTATGTCGCCAACAATAGTGTAGCTGTTGGCGAACTTCCTGGCCTTATCGCCAATATCCATACCGCACTGCAGCGCCTCGGCGCACCGACGGAAGAGCCCGCTTCCAAGCCGCAGCCAGCTGTTCCCATCAAGAAGTCCGTTACAGCAGATTTCATTGTCTGCCTTGAGGACGGCAAGAAGTTTAAATCCCTCAAGCGCCACCTGCGTACGCGTTATGACATGACGCCTGAGGAGTATCGCCAGAAGTGGGGCCTGCCCGCTGACTATCCGATGGTTGCTCCCAACTATGCCGCGGCACGTTCGGAGCTCGCAAAGACCATGGGTCTCGGCCAGCAGCGCCGCAAGTCCCCGGAACCCGCTCCGGCGGCCAAGTCATCAGGGCGCAAAGCCAAAGCTGCGGCGGCCGAGCCCGCCGCGGAAGTCAAGGCAGCCGCCCCGGCAAAGCGCAAGGCTGCTCCGCGTAAGAAGGCCGCCGCTAAGGCGTAA
- a CDS encoding neutral zinc metallopeptidase, whose translation MRWDDFRRSDNVEDRRGGGGGGFRIPTGGRGGRLGIGTIVVLGLLGWALGIDPRLLITGAEMLSGGGGGYSEPAPQQTGRSGQPQDREGQFASAILGNTEDVWKVVLPQQVGVNYQAPRMVLFSGITRSGCGTAQSATGPFYCPLDRSVYIDLDFFREMRARFNVSGDFAYAYVLAHEVGHHVENLLGILPKVQEAQRQSSPAQANQLSVRVELMADCLAGVWASHSDAKYRSLEPGDVEAAMNAASAIGDDRLQKSSQGYVVPESFTHGSSEQRVRWFTTGLKSGKVEACNTMSSGTRL comes from the coding sequence ATGCGTTGGGATGATTTTCGGCGGTCCGACAATGTGGAGGATCGTCGTGGTGGGGGTGGTGGTGGATTTCGGATCCCGACGGGGGGGCGTGGCGGCCGGTTGGGCATCGGAACCATCGTCGTGCTCGGTCTGCTCGGCTGGGCCTTGGGTATCGATCCGCGCCTTCTGATCACCGGGGCGGAGATGCTGTCAGGTGGTGGGGGCGGGTATTCGGAACCCGCGCCGCAACAGACGGGTCGTTCTGGCCAGCCGCAGGACAGGGAGGGGCAATTTGCCTCGGCCATTCTGGGCAATACCGAAGATGTCTGGAAGGTTGTCCTGCCGCAGCAGGTTGGCGTCAATTATCAGGCGCCGCGCATGGTGCTGTTTTCCGGGATCACGCGGTCCGGTTGCGGCACGGCGCAATCGGCGACGGGGCCGTTCTACTGCCCGCTTGACCGCTCGGTTTATATCGATCTCGATTTCTTCCGCGAGATGCGGGCACGCTTCAATGTGAGCGGCGACTTCGCCTATGCCTATGTGCTTGCCCATGAAGTGGGCCATCATGTCGAGAATTTGCTGGGTATCTTACCCAAGGTGCAGGAAGCACAGCGTCAGTCTTCCCCCGCGCAGGCCAATCAATTGTCGGTGCGCGTCGAGCTCATGGCCGATTGCCTGGCCGGCGTTTGGGCAAGTCATAGTGATGCGAAATACCGCTCCCTCGAGCCGGGCGATGTGGAAGCGGCCATGAATGCCGCGAGCGCCATCGGCGATGATCGCCTCCAGAAGTCCTCGCAGGGCTATGTCGTCCCTGAGAGCTTTACCCATGGGTCATCGGAACAGCGGGTGCGCTGGTTCACCACCGGCTTGAAGTCAGGCAAGGTGGAAGCGTGCAATACGATGAGCAGCGGTACGCGGCTGTAA
- a CDS encoding FAD-dependent monooxygenase — MMNADPIVVGGGIGGLTVALALARRGVGVTVVEQRTVLTEPGAGIQLSPNASRVLMDLGLGSAVGRRAVEPEQLTVHAMGSGRQLAAMPLGRAMRNRHGAPYWVVLRSDLHTVLLDAARSTPHIRLRIGRKAVDIHEGPLGAAVSVTGDRGQETLDTPLVIGADGLWSRVRETIAPAIPEFRGYIAWRATLPITDVPTELRGKQSRLWLGRDAHVVHYPVAGGRELNVVAIIASKTTIDGNAKPGDPAELKRRMRGCDSNLRKLIEAVPRWLLWPLHDLPPLPRWSHGNAVLIGDAAHPVLPFLAQGGALAIEDAAILAQLVVPEPGEMAVTSSTLATFEDIRKARAARVQNEARRNGSIYHMRWPLALARNVAMKRLGAEGFLARYDWLYGWTPQ, encoded by the coding sequence ATGATGAACGCCGATCCCATCGTCGTCGGTGGCGGCATCGGCGGTCTCACCGTCGCCCTGGCCCTTGCGCGCCGCGGCGTTGGTGTCACCGTTGTGGAACAGCGCACGGTCCTCACGGAGCCCGGGGCCGGCATCCAGCTGTCCCCCAACGCCAGCCGCGTGCTCATGGACCTCGGGCTCGGCTCGGCCGTCGGCCGGCGCGCCGTCGAGCCCGAACAGCTCACCGTCCACGCCATGGGCAGCGGCCGGCAACTGGCCGCGATGCCTCTCGGGCGCGCCATGCGCAATCGCCATGGGGCGCCTTATTGGGTCGTCCTGCGCAGCGATCTGCACACGGTGCTGCTCGATGCCGCGCGCTCCACGCCCCATATTCGCCTGCGTATCGGCCGGAAGGCTGTCGATATTCATGAAGGCCCGCTGGGGGCGGCCGTCAGCGTGACTGGCGATCGCGGCCAGGAAACGCTCGACACGCCCCTCGTGATAGGCGCTGATGGCCTTTGGTCGAGGGTGCGCGAGACGATAGCGCCGGCGATACCCGAATTCCGAGGCTATATAGCGTGGCGCGCGACCCTGCCGATCACTGACGTCCCCACTGAACTCAGAGGCAAGCAATCCCGCCTGTGGCTCGGTCGCGACGCTCATGTCGTCCATTATCCCGTGGCGGGCGGCCGCGAACTGAACGTTGTGGCGATCATCGCCAGCAAGACGACCATCGACGGCAACGCCAAGCCGGGCGATCCCGCTGAACTCAAACGACGGATGCGCGGTTGCGACAGCAATCTGCGCAAGCTCATCGAGGCGGTGCCGCGATGGTTACTGTGGCCGCTGCATGATCTACCGCCCCTACCGCGCTGGAGCCATGGCAACGCGGTCCTCATAGGCGACGCCGCCCATCCCGTCCTGCCATTCCTCGCGCAGGGCGGCGCGCTCGCCATAGAGGATGCCGCCATTCTCGCGCAACTCGTCGTGCCCGAGCCTGGCGAGATGGCTGTCACGTCCAGCACCCTTGCCACCTTCGAGGACATCCGTAAGGCGCGGGCGGCACGCGTCCAGAACGAGGCGCGCCGCAACGGATCCATCTATCACATGCGCTGGCCGCTCGCCCTGGCACGCAACGTGGCGATGAAGCGCCTCGGCGCGGAGGGGTTCCTGGCCCGCTACGACTGGCTCTACGGCTGGACGCCTCAGTAG
- a CDS encoding zinc-finger domain-containing protein, which produces MADKSIPHFHNTRGVRVIEVGAKEFMCIGALPPFDHPHIFIDMGDDKEAVCGYCSTLYRYRGDLAGTACVPEDSLWNDRATVAAAG; this is translated from the coding sequence ATGGCTGACAAGAGCATCCCTCATTTCCACAATACGCGCGGCGTCCGTGTGATTGAAGTCGGCGCCAAGGAGTTCATGTGCATTGGCGCGCTGCCCCCCTTCGACCACCCCCATATCTTCATCGATATGGGGGACGACAAGGAAGCTGTCTGCGGCTACTGCTCGACGCTCTATCGCTACCGCGGCGATCTGGCCGGGACAGCCTGCGTTCCTGAAGACAGTCTCTGGAACGATCGCGCGACCGTCGCAGCCGCCGGTTAG